In a single window of the Nodularia spumigena CCY9414 genome:
- the purH gene encoding bifunctional phosphoribosylaminoimidazolecarboxamide formyltransferase/IMP cyclohydrolase gives MARLALLSVSNKTGIVDLARRLVEEFNFDLISSGGTAQTLKDAGLPVTKVSDYTGSPEILGGRVKTLHPRIHGGILARRDIPQHLTDLENNQIRPIDLVVVNLYPFEETIAKPGVTLSEAVEQIDIGGPAMLRAASKNFAHLTVLCDPAQYEEYLQELRQNNNSASLEFRQKCALKGFSHTASYDQAIAAYLSQQSQDSLPQEYNLSGQQLQSLRYGENPHQAAAWYQSGTTPTGWAAATKLQGKELSYNNLVDLEAARQIIAEFTDTPAATVIKHTNPCGVAVGTTLVEAYQKAFNADSVSAFGGIVALNRPIDAATANELTKTFLECVVAPGCEPEAQEILAAKSKLRILTLADLSSGFQDTVKAIAGGFLVQAADDAQADTSKWQVVTERQPTPDELAELLFAWKVCKHVKSNAIVITSDRTTLGVGAGQMNRVGSVKIALEQAGAKAQGAILASDGFFPFDDSVKTAAAAGITAIVQPGGSLRDQDSIKAANELGLVMVLTGIRHFLH, from the coding sequence ATGGCGCGTCTAGCACTGCTGAGTGTATCTAACAAAACTGGTATAGTTGACCTGGCTCGTCGCTTGGTCGAAGAATTTAATTTTGATTTAATCAGTAGTGGGGGAACCGCCCAAACCCTCAAGGATGCGGGGCTACCTGTCACCAAGGTTTCTGATTATACGGGTTCACCTGAAATTTTAGGTGGTCGAGTTAAAACCTTACATCCTCGCATTCATGGCGGAATTTTGGCGCGGCGAGATATTCCCCAACATTTGACAGATTTAGAAAATAACCAAATTCGCCCCATAGATTTAGTGGTAGTGAATCTTTATCCCTTTGAGGAAACTATTGCTAAACCTGGGGTAACTTTATCTGAAGCGGTGGAACAAATTGATATCGGTGGACCGGCGATGTTACGGGCTGCATCGAAAAATTTTGCCCATCTCACGGTATTATGCGACCCAGCACAGTATGAGGAATATTTGCAGGAATTAAGGCAAAACAACAATTCTGCATCTCTGGAGTTTCGCCAAAAATGTGCTTTAAAAGGTTTCTCTCACACAGCTAGTTATGATCAAGCGATAGCAGCTTATCTCAGCCAACAATCTCAAGATTCTCTACCCCAGGAATATAACCTTTCTGGGCAGCAATTGCAATCTCTGCGTTACGGTGAAAACCCCCATCAAGCTGCTGCTTGGTATCAAAGCGGGACTACTCCCACGGGTTGGGCTGCGGCGACGAAATTACAAGGTAAGGAACTGAGTTATAACAATTTGGTTGATTTAGAAGCCGCCCGCCAAATTATTGCTGAGTTTACTGATACCCCAGCAGCCACGGTGATTAAACACACAAACCCCTGTGGTGTAGCTGTGGGAACTACCCTGGTGGAAGCATATCAAAAAGCTTTTAATGCTGATTCGGTTTCAGCTTTTGGGGGAATTGTGGCACTTAATCGCCCCATTGATGCAGCGACAGCGAATGAGTTAACTAAGACATTTTTAGAATGTGTGGTTGCGCCTGGTTGTGAACCTGAAGCCCAAGAAATTTTGGCGGCGAAATCTAAACTACGGATTTTGACATTAGCAGATTTGAGTAGTGGTTTCCAGGATACCGTGAAAGCGATCGCAGGTGGTTTTTTAGTCCAAGCTGCTGATGATGCTCAAGCTGATACCAGTAAATGGCAAGTAGTCACCGAACGTCAACCCACCCCGGACGAGTTAGCCGAATTATTGTTTGCTTGGAAGGTCTGTAAACACGTTAAATCCAATGCTATTGTGATTACAAGCGATCGCACTACTTTAGGCGTGGGTGCTGGTCAAATGAATCGCGTTGGTTCAGTTAAAATTGCCTTAGAACAAGCTGGCGCAAAAGCTCAAGGTGCAATTCTCGCCAGTGATGGATTTTTCCCCTTCGATGATTCCGTGAAAACAGCCGCAGCAGCCGGAATTACTGCCATTGTCCAACCAGGCGGCAGTTTGCGCGACCAAGATTCCATCAAGGCTGCAAATGAACTGGGTTTAGTCATGGTATTAACTGGTATCCGCCACTTTTTACATTAA
- a CDS encoding ROK family protein has protein sequence MVEDHESIRTLSVDIGGSGVKALVLDITGNPITKRMRLETPQPAKPEMIIDAMEVLAASQGEFHRVSVGFPGVVRQGVTETAANLYRDWIGFDLETALSQRLNKPVRVINDADMQGFGAVTGKGLELVITLGTGFGSALFINGKLVPNMEMGHHQFRKGKTYEEQLGRTELEKIGDKRWNKRLDKAIASLQSLFNYDYLYIGGGEAVRVNLELPLNVKLIPNITGLLGGIALWKD, from the coding sequence ATGGTTGAAGATCATGAATCTATTCGTACCCTATCAGTTGATATTGGCGGTAGTGGTGTCAAAGCGCTGGTTTTAGATATTACAGGAAATCCCATAACCAAAAGGATGCGTTTAGAGACACCCCAACCGGCTAAACCAGAAATGATTATTGATGCTATGGAAGTGTTAGCAGCATCTCAAGGCGAATTTCATCGCGTTTCCGTCGGTTTTCCTGGTGTAGTGCGCCAGGGAGTCACAGAAACAGCCGCTAACTTATATCGAGATTGGATTGGATTTGACTTAGAAACAGCATTATCACAACGTCTCAACAAGCCTGTACGAGTGATTAATGATGCCGATATGCAGGGTTTTGGGGCAGTAACAGGTAAAGGCTTAGAATTGGTAATTACCTTGGGTACAGGTTTTGGTTCGGCTTTATTTATCAATGGTAAACTTGTGCCAAATATGGAAATGGGACATCATCAATTTCGCAAAGGGAAAACCTATGAAGAACAACTCGGACGCACAGAGTTAGAAAAAATTGGTGATAAAAGATGGAATAAGCGTTTAGATAAAGCGATCGCCTCTTTACAAAGTCTGTTCAATTATGATTACCTTTACATTGGCGGCGGTGAAGCTGTCAGAGTAAATCTTGAGCTACCCTTAAACGTCAAACTCATCCCGAATATCACTGGTTTATTAGGTGGAATTGCATTGTGGAAAGATTAG
- a CDS encoding creatininase family protein, protein MHSFIPPERFFPYLTWTDIQAMPDKENVVIIQPVGAIEQHGPHLPLIVDAAIGVGVLGAALKKLDVRIPAYALPTLYYGKSNEHWHFPGTITLSTQTLTAIIMEMGESIYRAGFRKLVLMNSHGGQPQVMQMVARDLHIQYDDFLVFPLFTWRVPHITKELLTPKEATQGMHAGDAETSIMLAILPEQVKMDLAVAEYPPEQPQSSLLSLEGKLPVSWATRDVSKSGVIGDATTATKEKGDRILESVSDGWVQAIQDIYAFQPPQPR, encoded by the coding sequence ATGCACAGCTTTATTCCCCCAGAACGGTTTTTTCCCTACCTAACTTGGACTGATATCCAGGCTATGCCGGATAAGGAAAATGTGGTAATCATTCAACCAGTGGGGGCGATTGAACAGCATGGCCCTCATTTACCTCTGATTGTTGATGCTGCTATTGGTGTAGGAGTTCTGGGAGCAGCCCTGAAAAAACTGGATGTTAGGATTCCCGCCTATGCTTTACCCACTCTCTATTATGGTAAATCGAATGAGCATTGGCATTTTCCCGGAACGATAACTTTAAGTACTCAAACCCTGACAGCAATTATTATGGAAATGGGTGAAAGTATTTACCGGGCTGGGTTTAGAAAATTGGTGTTGATGAATTCCCACGGCGGACAACCCCAAGTTATGCAAATGGTGGCGCGGGATTTGCATATTCAATATGATGATTTTTTGGTGTTTCCTTTGTTTACTTGGCGTGTGCCTCATATCACCAAAGAATTATTAACACCGAAGGAAGCAACTCAAGGAATGCACGCGGGAGATGCGGAAACTAGCATTATGTTGGCGATTTTACCAGAACAGGTCAAAATGGATTTAGCTGTTGCAGAGTATCCACCAGAACAACCCCAAAGCAGTTTACTGAGTTTAGAGGGTAAGTTACCTGTGTCTTGGGCGACGCGGGATGTGAGTAAAAGTGGTGTAATTGGCGACGCGACCACCGCAACGAAGGAAAAAGGCGATCGCATCCTGGAATCTGTCTCTGATGGTTGGGTACAAGCCATTCAAGATATTTACGCTTTTCAACCACCCCAACCCCGGTAA
- a CDS encoding 2TM domain-containing protein produces MTAFEPQSLRSYSQEDVQRILQLAIARQADDQDKEFSYQQLLEIAKELDISPDALNLAEIDWRSQHSEIQQREAFNSYRLGRFKKRVGNYAIINSFLMLLDIVGGGGLAWSLYFLLFCGLTLGLDIWNTFQTKGEEYEMAFQKWNRKHQIKQTINTVVNKWFKSLQI; encoded by the coding sequence ATGACGGCATTTGAACCTCAGAGCCTTCGTTCTTATAGCCAAGAGGATGTGCAGCGAATTCTCCAGTTAGCGATCGCTCGTCAAGCTGATGACCAAGATAAGGAATTTTCTTATCAGCAACTTTTGGAAATTGCTAAAGAGTTAGATATATCACCAGATGCTCTAAATCTAGCAGAAATTGACTGGCGATCGCAACATAGCGAAATTCAACAGAGAGAAGCTTTTAATTCCTACCGTCTAGGAAGATTTAAGAAACGTGTTGGTAATTACGCAATTATTAACAGTTTTTTGATGCTGCTAGATATCGTCGGTGGTGGCGGTCTTGCTTGGTCATTGTATTTTTTACTATTTTGCGGCTTGACATTAGGGCTGGATATTTGGAATACCTTTCAAACCAAAGGTGAAGAATACGAAATGGCTTTTCAAAAGTGGAATCGCAAACATCAAATTAAACAAACCATTAACACAGTTGTGAATAAGTGGTTTAAATCCTTACAAATTTAG
- a CDS encoding salt stress protein, Slr1339 family has translation MDSMDKILAELKAEYEAKPVKPQPQKNSAKSFTPQPPKSLSLDDRVLAELRADFAAKDEAEELKKQQELEQEKIRQAQIKAQKLEALKVEAQKWLKKLDPFSSEGLWFEKFAESYPSKLEAAIEYLQSNG, from the coding sequence ATGGATTCTATGGATAAGATACTAGCTGAACTCAAAGCTGAATATGAAGCCAAACCCGTAAAACCACAACCACAGAAAAATTCAGCTAAATCATTTACTCCACAACCACCAAAATCTTTATCTTTAGATGATAGGGTTTTGGCAGAACTTAGGGCTGATTTTGCAGCAAAAGATGAAGCTGAGGAGTTAAAAAAACAGCAAGAATTAGAACAGGAAAAAATTCGCCAAGCTCAAATTAAAGCCCAAAAACTAGAAGCTTTGAAGGTTGAAGCACAGAAATGGTTAAAGAAATTAGATCCGTTTTCTTCCGAAGGTCTTTGGTTTGAAAAGTTTGCTGAAAGTTACCCTTCAAAATTAGAGGCGGCGATTGAATATTTACAAAGTAACGGATAA
- a CDS encoding vWA domain-containing protein → MLENRDYTLIIDKSGSMATPDQKGGRTRWVSAQESTLALASKCEQFDPDGITIYLFSGRFKRYDNVTAAKVTQIFQENDPSGSTDLASVLKHATDDYFQRKSSGQTKPNGEIILVVTDGEPDDRKAVMKVIIETSRRLDTEQELGISFIQVGTDAQATRFLKILDDDLQSAGAKFDICDTITMEDMEDVSLSEVLLNAITD, encoded by the coding sequence ATGCTCGAAAATCGAGACTATACACTAATTATCGACAAAAGCGGTAGCATGGCTACCCCAGATCAAAAAGGTGGTAGAACTAGATGGGTATCAGCACAAGAATCCACTTTAGCCTTAGCGAGTAAGTGCGAGCAATTTGATCCAGATGGCATCACTATATATTTATTTTCCGGTAGATTCAAGCGCTATGATAATGTGACAGCCGCTAAGGTAACACAAATCTTTCAAGAAAATGACCCCTCTGGTTCTACAGACTTAGCATCTGTGCTGAAACACGCCACGGATGATTACTTTCAACGTAAAAGTTCGGGTCAAACTAAGCCCAATGGTGAAATCATCTTGGTAGTTACTGATGGCGAACCAGATGACCGCAAAGCGGTAATGAAGGTAATTATTGAAACCTCTCGCCGTCTGGATACCGAGCAAGAATTAGGTATTTCTTTCATTCAAGTTGGTACAGATGCACAAGCTACCCGCTTTCTGAAAATCTTAGATGATGACCTCCAAAGCGCTGGCGCTAAATTTGATATCTGCGACACCATTACAATGGAAGATATGGAAGATGTTAGTCTATCGGAAGTGCTACTCAATGCTATTACCGATTAG
- a CDS encoding Rieske (2Fe-2S) protein: MTWTKVLAADALASEGRQVVKVGTRKILLVNHESQVYAVDNTCPHLKMPMKNGKITEGGAIVCPIHRSAFDLRTGEVQDWCPWPPVVGTILSKISQSKTLSVFPVRVEEGSIWIDLEE; encoded by the coding sequence ATGACCTGGACTAAAGTTCTTGCGGCTGATGCGCTAGCATCAGAGGGGAGACAAGTGGTAAAAGTTGGTACAAGGAAAATTTTGCTTGTGAACCACGAGAGTCAGGTTTATGCTGTGGATAATACCTGCCCTCATTTAAAAATGCCGATGAAAAATGGTAAAATTACTGAAGGTGGGGCAATTGTTTGTCCTATTCATCGCAGTGCTTTTGACCTCCGTACTGGTGAGGTTCAGGACTGGTGTCCCTGGCCACCTGTTGTCGGTACAATTCTATCTAAGATTTCACAGTCAAAGACACTATCGGTTTTCCCTGTGCGTGTGGAAGAAGGTAGTATTTGGATTGACTTAGAGGAATAG
- a CDS encoding J domain-containing protein produces MPKKSTSSSQSPTTKSLALSSIHIRLETLGKEHQWLLKQIKRKRTELQNFVEQMRSVAADIFQRCHPQFQKLVDIDREIHTLFDEILTRRKLGKQSKKDIEAIYYQLQIARIISPKPQNFSEDEDTELDELFETKDPEDDFSGTHTEENHQYQQTPEDLDFSSSKKSDAARKIRQTFLSLAEIFHPDKVKDSETQMRHTEIMKEINKAYQEGDLARLLEIEQQHQIGTNIDISSEDDLTRQCTRITQQNEILKNQYETLKEELRSVKRTPEGAMVSDCRKAAREGIDAIGSMAEQVEAEIQTIAAIRDFVKEFREQKITIKEFLCGPVNLRHMHQDTEDDMFEEMFVELGEIMFF; encoded by the coding sequence ATGCCAAAAAAATCAACATCTTCATCCCAGTCCCCAACGACAAAATCACTGGCGCTTTCATCTATCCATATCCGTCTAGAGACTTTAGGTAAAGAACACCAGTGGTTATTGAAACAAATTAAGAGAAAACGCACAGAACTGCAAAATTTTGTGGAACAGATGCGTTCTGTAGCCGCAGATATATTTCAAAGATGTCATCCCCAGTTCCAAAAACTCGTAGATATCGACCGAGAAATTCATACTTTGTTTGATGAAATTTTGACTCGGAGAAAATTGGGTAAGCAGAGCAAAAAAGATATTGAAGCAATTTACTATCAACTGCAAATAGCGAGAATTATCAGTCCCAAACCCCAAAATTTTTCAGAAGATGAAGACACAGAACTAGACGAATTATTTGAAACTAAAGACCCAGAAGATGATTTTTCAGGAACGCATACAGAAGAAAATCATCAATATCAACAAACGCCAGAGGATCTAGACTTTTCTTCTAGTAAAAAATCGGATGCAGCCAGAAAAATTCGGCAAACATTTTTAAGCTTAGCAGAAATATTTCACCCAGACAAGGTAAAAGATAGCGAAACTCAAATGCGTCATACCGAAATCATGAAAGAAATTAATAAAGCCTACCAAGAAGGTGACTTAGCTCGACTATTGGAAATTGAACAGCAACATCAAATAGGCACAAATATTGATATTAGTAGTGAAGACGATTTAACGCGCCAATGTACGAGGATAACACAGCAAAATGAAATCCTCAAAAATCAATATGAGACATTAAAAGAGGAACTTCGCTCAGTCAAAAGAACCCCAGAAGGCGCGATGGTTTCGGACTGTCGAAAAGCCGCGAGAGAAGGAATAGATGCAATTGGAAGTATGGCGGAACAAGTAGAAGCAGAAATTCAAACAATCGCCGCCATCCGCGATTTTGTCAAAGAATTCCGAGAGCAGAAAATCACTATCAAAGAATTCCTCTGTGGTCCAGTAAACCTGCGCCATATGCACCAAGACACAGAGGATGATATGTTTGAAGAAATGTTCGTTGAATTAGGTGAAATTATGTTCTTCTAA
- a CDS encoding ATP adenylyltransferase family protein codes for MAQGKILLKPGTLWKSIKEQTENALKCGALLSIPTDFEFVEQNGSKFLVRILSNLARKDTAKRQEKKTNPFLPYEQDLFVADISQTHVCILNKFNVVDYHLLIITRAFEEQEKLLNLEDFAAMWACLAEFEGLAFYNGGKIAGASQPHKHLQIVPLPLTPSGVQIPIEPLLKSAQFTDSVTTVPELPFIHALAKLDPNWSNSPLEAAAATLELYQSLLSAVGLEAVDDNRQSGAYNLLATREWMLIVPRSHEHFDSISVNSLGFAGGLLVRNEQQMQIIKEQGPMTILQNVALPVV; via the coding sequence ATGGCACAGGGAAAAATCTTACTAAAACCCGGAACGTTGTGGAAAAGTATCAAAGAGCAGACTGAAAATGCCTTAAAATGTGGAGCTTTGCTGTCAATACCAACAGATTTTGAATTTGTCGAGCAGAATGGGAGCAAATTTCTAGTCAGAATTTTATCTAATCTTGCCCGCAAAGACACAGCCAAACGGCAAGAGAAAAAAACTAATCCCTTTCTTCCCTATGAGCAAGATTTATTCGTCGCCGATATTTCCCAGACTCATGTTTGTATATTAAACAAATTCAACGTTGTTGACTATCACCTGCTAATTATTACCCGCGCCTTTGAAGAACAGGAAAAATTACTCAACTTAGAAGATTTTGCAGCTATGTGGGCGTGTCTAGCTGAGTTTGAGGGTTTGGCGTTCTACAATGGTGGTAAAATTGCTGGAGCAAGTCAGCCACATAAACATCTGCAAATAGTACCCTTACCACTAACACCGTCAGGGGTGCAAATACCGATAGAACCGCTACTGAAATCAGCACAATTTACAGATTCTGTGACAACTGTACCGGAATTGCCCTTTATTCATGCTTTAGCGAAATTAGACCCAAATTGGAGTAATTCACCCTTAGAAGCCGCAGCAGCAACGCTGGAGCTATATCAGAGCTTATTGAGTGCTGTGGGTTTAGAGGCTGTAGACGACAATAGACAATCTGGGGCGTACAATCTTTTAGCTACACGAGAATGGATGTTAATTGTACCGCGATCGCACGAGCATTTTGATTCTATATCTGTCAACTCCTTGGGATTTGCGGGTGGGTTGCTAGTGCGGAATGAGCAACAAATGCAGATTATCAAAGAACAAGGGCCAATGACTATTTTGCAGAATGTGGCTTTACCTGTGGTATAG
- the recN gene encoding DNA repair protein RecN, with protein sequence MLLYLRIQNFALIDQLELEFGAGLNVLTGETGAGKSIILDAIDAALGGKVSSRVIRTGTNRSMVEATFTSNPALTAWLIEQEIDLIEDNCVIVSREITATASNIRSRSRVNGVLVNRQIMGGLRDRLVEITAQGQTVQVGQSAQVREWLDVYGGDSLLQQRQIIATAFTAYQKAHLVLEKRRTSERERLQQLDLLTYQIQELGAANLDDPQEWEQLVQERERLNHVVELQHMSYKVYQSLYQNDNETPAAADLLGDSEATLIDMVEYDFQLQPLLDLVRDAQTVMIEVGRQINAYGSSLEADPQRLEEVEERIQELKQMCRKYGPTLTEAIAYYQRIQGELAELNDSEQSIESLEQQEAACFIQLTQACAKLTKLRRQTAAHLESQLLCELKPLAMEKVKFQVEIAPISPTAAGADKITFMFSPNPGEPLQPLIAIASGGEMSRFLLALKACFCQVDAAETMVFDEIDVGVSGRVAQAIAEKLHQLSQNNQVLCVTHQPLVAAMADRHFRVDKQTITQSNNTEQRTVVRVTNLENLSHRREELAQLAGGKSATDAIAFAESLLLQAANHRRQEIN encoded by the coding sequence ATGTTGCTTTACCTGCGAATCCAAAATTTTGCCCTAATTGACCAACTGGAACTGGAATTTGGCGCTGGACTTAATGTGCTGACAGGTGAAACCGGCGCGGGAAAATCGATTATCTTAGATGCGATTGATGCGGCTTTGGGCGGTAAAGTCTCTAGTCGAGTGATTCGCACTGGTACGAATCGCTCAATGGTAGAAGCTACTTTTACATCGAATCCGGCCTTAACTGCTTGGTTGATTGAACAAGAAATCGATTTGATTGAAGATAACTGTGTCATAGTTAGCCGAGAAATTACCGCCACTGCTAGTAATATCCGCAGTCGGTCACGGGTGAATGGGGTGTTGGTAAATCGGCAAATTATGGGAGGTTTGCGCGATCGCCTGGTGGAAATTACCGCCCAAGGTCAAACTGTACAGGTGGGACAATCTGCCCAAGTCCGGGAATGGTTAGATGTGTATGGTGGTGACTCGTTACTACAACAGCGTCAAATTATCGCCACGGCTTTTACTGCTTACCAAAAAGCCCATCTGGTATTAGAAAAACGCCGGACATCAGAACGGGAACGTCTCCAGCAACTCGATTTACTTACCTATCAAATACAAGAATTGGGAGCTGCGAACCTCGATGATCCCCAGGAATGGGAACAATTGGTGCAGGAACGAGAACGGCTCAATCATGTCGTGGAACTGCAACATATGAGTTACAAGGTGTATCAGTCCTTGTATCAAAACGATAATGAAACCCCAGCCGCCGCAGATTTATTGGGGGACAGTGAAGCGACATTAATTGACATGGTAGAGTATGATTTCCAACTGCAACCTTTGTTAGATTTGGTGAGGGATGCTCAAACTGTGATGATTGAGGTGGGAAGACAAATTAATGCTTATGGAAGTAGTTTAGAAGCTGATCCCCAACGATTGGAAGAAGTAGAAGAGCGGATTCAAGAGTTAAAACAAATGTGTCGCAAGTATGGACCGACTTTGACAGAAGCGATCGCATATTACCAACGCATTCAAGGGGAATTGGCAGAACTCAATGATAGCGAACAATCGATTGAAAGTTTAGAACAACAGGAAGCTGCCTGTTTTATCCAGCTTACCCAAGCTTGTGCAAAGTTAACAAAATTGCGTCGTCAAACCGCCGCACATTTAGAATCTCAATTGCTGTGTGAACTTAAACCTTTAGCGATGGAAAAGGTGAAATTTCAGGTGGAGATAGCGCCGATTTCCCCCACAGCCGCAGGTGCAGATAAAATTACCTTTATGTTTAGCCCGAACCCTGGGGAACCTCTGCAACCTTTAATTGCGATCGCCTCTGGTGGTGAAATGAGTCGGTTTTTATTAGCACTAAAAGCGTGTTTTTGTCAAGTAGATGCCGCCGAAACAATGGTATTTGATGAAATTGATGTGGGAGTTTCTGGGAGAGTTGCTCAGGCGATCGCCGAAAAATTACATCAGCTCAGTCAAAATAACCAAGTATTATGCGTCACCCATCAGCCTTTAGTTGCAGCGATGGCTGATCGACATTTCCGTGTAGATAAACAAACAATTACCCAAAGTAATAATACAGAGCAGCGTACTGTGGTGCGAGTCACTAATTTAGAAAATCTCAGCCATCGCCGAGAAGAACTAGCGCAGTTAGCCGGGGGTAAATCTGCCACAGATGCGATCGCCTTTGCCGAGTCCTTATTATTACAAGCCGCCAATCATCGTCGCCAAGAAATAAATTAG
- a CDS encoding ABC1 kinase family protein, with protein MIVKTFPPTSRQTEDEPQVTEVVTENGASTLVVRSPKRINQNLETDAILYDPQEIGAYYRKRPLKVLQRIFAVLGPTISFVFGLWWDSRRGIVVKKERRRAVQLRELLTKLGPAYIKIGQALSTRPDLVPPVYLEELTRLQDQLPPFANEIAYQFIEEELGATPQEIYAQISRHPIAAASLGQVYKGKLKTGEEVAIKVQRPDLRERIAIDLFILRQLAAWVKNRVKRIRSDLVGILDELGDRIFEEMDYIHEGENAERFFELYGHIEDIYVPKIYWEYTNRRVLTMEWINGTKLTQTAEINAQGIDARYLIEVGVQCSLRQLLEHGFFHADPHPGNLLATPEGKLAYLDFGMMSEVQPPQRYGLIEAIVHVVNRDFEGLANDYVKLDFLSPETDLTPIIPAFARVFADAQGASVADLNIKSITDELSALMYEYPFRVPPYYALIIRSLVTLEGIAIYIDPEFKVLSEAYPYVAKRLLTDQAPQLRTSLQNLLFKDEKFRWNRLENLLRNAKKNQDYDFNLVLDQGVEFLSSERGSFIRDRLVDEFLNGINAVGKNILHNFTYVLRERVGLTAVNETPGATVEQQQTLEHIKNILNILQATRGFDPLQLAPQLAQLLVNPGVQRLGQQITNRLTQKAIARLIRELLAAEEVNNSKGDALNKPARASLPARV; from the coding sequence ATGATTGTTAAGACATTTCCCCCGACTTCCCGACAAACCGAGGACGAACCACAAGTGACTGAAGTAGTAACAGAAAATGGCGCATCAACTTTGGTTGTTCGTTCACCAAAACGCATAAACCAAAATTTAGAAACCGATGCCATACTTTACGATCCCCAAGAGATAGGAGCATATTATCGCAAACGCCCCCTGAAAGTTTTACAACGGATTTTTGCAGTGTTGGGGCCGACTATTTCCTTTGTTTTTGGGTTGTGGTGGGACAGCCGCCGGGGAATAGTCGTGAAAAAAGAACGCCGCCGAGCCGTTCAGTTGCGAGAATTACTGACGAAATTGGGACCTGCTTACATTAAAATTGGACAGGCTTTATCCACTAGACCGGATTTGGTTCCTCCGGTATACCTGGAAGAATTAACCAGGTTACAAGACCAATTACCGCCGTTTGCTAACGAAATTGCATACCAATTTATTGAAGAAGAATTAGGCGCAACACCCCAGGAGATTTACGCCCAAATCTCGCGTCATCCAATTGCCGCAGCTTCTTTGGGGCAAGTTTATAAGGGTAAACTGAAAACTGGTGAAGAAGTCGCCATTAAAGTTCAACGCCCTGATTTAAGAGAAAGAATTGCCATTGATTTGTTTATTTTGCGCCAACTGGCGGCTTGGGTAAAAAACCGAGTTAAAAGAATTCGTAGTGATTTAGTTGGTATTCTCGATGAATTAGGCGATCGCATCTTTGAAGAGATGGATTATATTCATGAAGGAGAAAATGCCGAACGCTTCTTTGAGTTATATGGACATATAGAAGACATTTACGTACCCAAAATTTACTGGGAATACACCAATCGTCGCGTCTTGACGATGGAGTGGATAAACGGCACAAAATTAACCCAAACAGCCGAAATTAACGCCCAAGGGATCGATGCTCGTTATTTGATTGAAGTGGGTGTACAATGTTCTCTGCGCCAGCTACTAGAACACGGATTTTTCCACGCTGACCCCCACCCAGGTAATTTGTTAGCTACACCAGAGGGGAAATTAGCTTATCTCGACTTTGGGATGATGAGTGAGGTGCAGCCGCCCCAAAGATATGGTTTAATTGAGGCGATCGTTCACGTTGTTAACCGTGACTTTGAAGGTTTAGCCAACGACTACGTAAAGTTAGATTTTTTATCCCCAGAAACAGACTTAACACCAATTATTCCCGCATTTGCGAGAGTGTTCGCTGATGCTCAAGGAGCCAGTGTTGCTGACTTAAACATCAAAAGCATCACAGATGAACTCTCAGCTTTGATGTATGAGTATCCTTTCCGTGTACCGCCCTACTACGCCTTAATTATTCGCTCCCTGGTAACATTGGAAGGTATCGCGATATATATAGACCCCGAATTTAAAGTTCTCAGCGAAGCATATCCTTATGTTGCGAAACGCCTGTTAACCGACCAAGCACCGCAATTAAGAACATCTCTGCAAAACTTGCTGTTTAAAGATGAAAAATTCCGGTGGAATCGTTTAGAAAACTTGCTACGTAACGCGAAGAAAAATCAAGATTACGACTTCAATCTAGTTTTAGACCAGGGCGTAGAATTTCTTTCTTCTGAACGCGGTTCATTTATTCGCGACAGGCTGGTAGATGAATTTCTGAATGGAATCAATGCTGTAGGCAAAAATATTCTACACAATTTCACTTATGTACTACGAGAACGAGTAGGTTTGACAGCAGTTAACGAAACCCCAGGAGCGACAGTTGAACAACAACAAACCTTAGAGCATATTAAAAATATTTTAAATATTCTCCAAGCCACCCGTGGTTTTGACCCACTACAACTTGCGCCCCAACTCGCTCAATTGTTAGTAAATCCAGGTGTCCAGCGTTTGGGTCAACAAATTACCAATCGCTTGACGCAAAAAGCCATCGCCCGGTTAATTCGCGAGTTATTAGCTGCGGAAGAAGTCAACAACAGCAAAGGTGATGCGTTAAACAAACCTGCAAGAGCATCTTTACCCGCAAGAGTGTAG